From one Caldichromatium japonicum genomic stretch:
- a CDS encoding DUF3422 family protein, with translation MSLTLREHPLRHQLVAELHVRTYIPLQAPARLSHLVSVCGERGSGRNVSHLQELLKRYGVSQPAQVGQHHQTRLGDLYLLWERHTEFVSYTFALPGPFEHPFAEPVIGRLPADWLAAIPGEILVASSLAISPASRPLHTLDELNELFEGNSVIGSEVVGGLARAYSDMRIHADGFSYILLHDQGLTSNQTGRLAKRLFEISTYRAMALLGLPLAREANPCLSEAERRLVAVSSRMAFQDERSEEIPEGELLAELTDLAAEIEAVAARTNYRFEATRAYYALVMQRLEQLRQRRIEGLQTFSEFLEARLTPAAATCESTAKRQQDLAERAARLIRLLHARVEVELHKQNRSLLASMNRHSRLQLRLQETVEGLSVIAIGYYSVGLVGYLFEALESAGMMRDAAAATGLAAPVVVLLVWVGIQRLKERLLRAPFSSLD, from the coding sequence ATGTCTTTGACCCTTCGAGAACACCCCCTGCGCCACCAGCTCGTCGCCGAGCTGCATGTGCGCACCTATATCCCCCTGCAAGCGCCAGCGCGTTTGTCGCATCTGGTATCGGTGTGCGGCGAGCGCGGTAGCGGGCGCAATGTAAGTCATTTGCAGGAATTGCTCAAACGGTATGGCGTATCCCAGCCTGCCCAGGTCGGGCAGCATCATCAAACCAGACTCGGCGATCTGTATCTGCTCTGGGAACGCCACACCGAGTTCGTCAGTTATACCTTTGCCTTGCCGGGGCCATTTGAACATCCCTTCGCTGAGCCGGTCATTGGGCGCTTGCCAGCGGATTGGCTTGCGGCAATCCCGGGTGAGATCTTGGTTGCCAGCTCGCTAGCCATCTCGCCTGCCAGCCGCCCTCTCCATACACTTGACGAGCTCAACGAGCTCTTCGAGGGCAATTCGGTCATCGGTTCAGAGGTGGTCGGCGGCCTGGCCCGCGCCTATTCAGATATGAGGATCCATGCCGATGGGTTCTCTTATATCCTGCTGCATGACCAAGGCCTGACCTCCAACCAGACCGGACGTCTGGCCAAGCGTCTTTTCGAGATCAGCACCTACCGGGCGATGGCGTTACTGGGGCTGCCACTGGCGCGTGAGGCCAATCCCTGTCTGAGCGAGGCCGAACGCCGTCTGGTGGCCGTATCCAGCCGGATGGCCTTCCAGGATGAGCGTAGCGAGGAGATCCCGGAGGGCGAGCTCTTGGCCGAGCTCACCGACCTGGCTGCCGAGATCGAGGCGGTGGCCGCACGCACCAATTACCGGTTTGAGGCCACGCGCGCCTATTACGCCTTGGTCATGCAGCGGCTCGAGCAATTGCGTCAACGACGCATCGAGGGTCTCCAGACCTTTTCTGAGTTTTTGGAGGCACGGCTGACTCCAGCAGCGGCAACCTGTGAATCCACGGCCAAGCGCCAGCAAGACCTCGCCGAGCGCGCTGCTCGTCTCATCAGACTCTTACATGCTCGGGTCGAAGTCGAGCTGCACAAACAGAACCGCAGTCTCCTCGCCTCCATGAATCGGCACTCTAGGCTCCAGTTGCGCCTGCAAGAAACCGTCGAGGGGCTTTCGGTGATCGCCATCGGCTATTACAGCGTTGGTCTAGTCGGTTATCTCTTCGAAGCCCTGGAATCGGCGGGCATGATGCGCGACGCTGCCGCAGCCACAGGTCTGGCGGCGCCAGTCGTCGTCCTGCTGGTCTGGGTAGGCATCCAGCGGCTCAAGGAACGCCTGTTGCGCGCACCGTTTTCAAGTCTTGATTGA
- a CDS encoding transposase, with amino-acid sequence MGEKRALLAEQDAQIRKLMCDGTPDELKLPFALWSRQAVRQLILDRFGIELRPQGEGKYLARWGLTPQKPIRRAYEQSPQVGKTSEIRVTHRREGLSVISTLTNRGKVRRKAFAGAMNADILIDFMKRLVKDARGKKIFLILDNLRVHHTKPVKAWLAACANQIEASSLPPYSPALNPNEMLKAIITAQAPSRAKDDLKKATVSHLRRLLNSPQRVMRYFQHPKLHDAA; translated from the coding sequence GTGGGTGAGAAGCGGGCGCTGTTGGCGGAGCAGGACGCCCAGATACGCAAGCTCATGTGCGACGGGACACCGGATGAGCTGAAGCTGCCGTTTGCGCTGTGGAGCCGGCAGGCGGTGCGGCAGTTGATCCTCGACCGTTTTGGCATCGAGCTCAGGCCGCAGGGGGAGGGCAAGTACTTGGCGCGCTGGGGATTGACGCCCCAGAAACCGATTCGGCGCGCCTATGAGCAAAGCCCGCAGGTGGGCAAGACGTCCGAGATTCGCGTCACGCACCGTCGCGAAGGCCTGTCGGTGATCTCGACGCTGACCAACCGCGGCAAGGTGCGTCGGAAGGCGTTCGCGGGGGCGATGAACGCCGACATCCTGATCGACTTCATGAAGCGGCTCGTCAAGGACGCCAGGGGCAAGAAGATCTTCCTCATCCTCGACAACCTGCGCGTGCATCACACCAAGCCAGTCAAGGCGTGGCTGGCTGCATGCGCCAATCAAATCGAGGCCTCCTCCCTCCCCCCCTACAGCCCAGCACTGAACCCCAACGAGATGCTCAAGGCCATCATCACCGCGCAGGCGCCCTCCCGCGCCAAGGACGATCTGAAGAAGGCGACCGTCAGCCACCTGCGCCGCCTTCTCAATTCCCCCCAACGCGTCATGCGCTACTTCCAGCATCCCAAGCTCCATGATGCCGCGTAA
- a CDS encoding retropepsin-like aspartic protease family protein, producing the protein MSDEMRPDWPTRLGQALLFGAWVSGLAFLVWWFDQWLESVDNPNPNPNPLIYQTEGGGIEVVLKRNRAGHYVASGRINGEPVRFMIDTGATHVALPLDLARRLRLPLGPAETYQTANGPTRAWPTRLERLEIGSLVMQGVRASVLPNLTDEVLLGMSVLKSLELIQRSDTLILRRPPPASTR; encoded by the coding sequence GTGTCTGACGAGATGCGCCCAGACTGGCCGACCCGACTCGGGCAAGCGCTGCTCTTCGGGGCCTGGGTGAGCGGGCTTGCGTTTCTGGTTTGGTGGTTCGACCAATGGCTGGAGAGTGTAGACAATCCCAATCCCAACCCCAATCCGCTGATCTATCAGACCGAGGGCGGCGGCATCGAGGTCGTGCTCAAACGCAACCGCGCCGGCCACTATGTCGCCAGCGGCAGGATCAACGGCGAACCCGTCCGTTTCATGATCGATACCGGCGCAACCCATGTCGCCCTGCCGCTCGATCTGGCTCGCCGGCTTCGTCTACCGCTGGGTCCAGCCGAGACCTATCAAACGGCCAACGGACCGACGCGTGCCTGGCCGACGCGCTTGGAACGGCTGGAGATCGGTAGCCTGGTCATGCAGGGGGTACGGGCAAGCGTACTGCCCAATCTGACGGATGAGGTCCTGCTCGGCATGAGCGTCCTTAAATCATTAGAGCTCATACAGCGCAGCGACACACTGATCCTGCGCCGTCCACCGCCAGCCAGCACGCGCTGA
- the odhB gene encoding 2-oxoglutarate dehydrogenase complex dihydrolipoyllysine-residue succinyltransferase yields the protein MTVAIRVPPLPESIADARVLNWHKRPGEPVSTGETLVELETDKVILEVPAPQDGVLDEILAETGAVVGSDALLAALRPSIGQEVPPVSRPPASAAPPPPRQGPHITPSARPLIDALGLDPGAIPSSGRDGRIHKADVMAYLDAREQASPPHHPDLGPPPAPAGAPPSTGGPERLEQRVPMTRLRARIAERLVEAQRQAALLTTFNEVNMRAIQSLRARYRDDFEQRHGVRLGLMSFFVKTAVEALKRFPVLNAAIDGDDIVYHGYYDIGIAVSTPRGLVVPILRDCDRLSLAEIEQRIAKFAQKAKDGTLSLDELAGGTFSITNGGVFGSLLSTPIVNPPQSAILGMHRIQERPIAEKGQVVIAPMMYLALTYDHRLIDGREAVQCLVTIKDYLEDPSRLLLGV from the coding sequence ATGACCGTCGCCATCCGTGTCCCCCCCCTGCCCGAATCCATTGCCGATGCGCGTGTACTCAACTGGCATAAGCGTCCCGGCGAGCCAGTGAGCACGGGCGAGACCCTGGTCGAGCTTGAGACCGACAAGGTGATCCTGGAGGTTCCAGCCCCCCAGGACGGGGTGCTCGATGAGATCTTGGCCGAGACAGGCGCGGTTGTCGGCAGCGATGCCTTGCTAGCTGCGCTGCGCCCATCCATTGGGCAGGAGGTGCCGCCTGTCAGCAGGCCACCTGCGTCTGCCGCCCCGCCCCCTCCCAGGCAGGGGCCGCATATCACGCCCTCGGCGCGCCCCTTGATCGATGCCCTGGGCCTGGACCCAGGTGCCATTCCCAGCAGCGGGCGCGATGGGCGGATTCACAAGGCCGATGTCATGGCCTATCTGGATGCACGCGAGCAAGCGTCCCCCCCGCATCATCCCGACCTCGGCCCACCCCCTGCACCAGCCGGCGCACCGCCCTCAACAGGCGGCCCTGAACGTCTAGAACAGCGGGTACCCATGACCCGGCTGCGCGCCCGCATCGCCGAGCGTCTAGTCGAGGCCCAGCGCCAAGCCGCCCTCCTGACCACCTTCAACGAGGTCAATATGCGCGCTATCCAGTCATTGCGTGCACGTTATCGGGATGATTTCGAGCAGCGCCACGGGGTGCGCCTGGGTCTGATGTCGTTCTTCGTCAAGACCGCAGTCGAGGCGCTCAAACGCTTCCCCGTGCTCAATGCCGCGATCGACGGCGACGACATCGTCTATCACGGCTATTACGATATCGGGATCGCGGTCAGCACCCCGCGCGGCCTGGTCGTCCCCATCCTGCGCGACTGCGACCGCCTCAGCCTCGCCGAGATCGAACAGCGCATCGCCAAGTTTGCCCAAAAGGCCAAGGACGGGACCCTCAGCCTGGATGAACTGGCCGGCGGTACCTTCTCGATCACTAACGGCGGGGTGTTCGGCTCATTGCTCTCCACCCCTATCGTCAATCCACCGCAGAGCGCGATCCTCGGCATGCACCGCATCCAAGAGCGCCCGATTGCCGAGAAGGGTCAGGTGGTGATCGCCCCCATGATGTATCTGGCGCTGACCTATGATCACCGGCTGATCGACGGGCGTGAGGCGGTGCAGTGTTTGGTGACGATCAAGGATTACCTGGAGGACCCCAGCCGGTTGTTGCTCGGTGTCTGA